A single region of the Eublepharis macularius isolate TG4126 chromosome 14, MPM_Emac_v1.0, whole genome shotgun sequence genome encodes:
- the PPP2R2A gene encoding serine/threonine-protein phosphatase 2A 55 kDa regulatory subunit B alpha isoform isoform X2 → MAGAGGGGGNDIQWCFSQVKGAVDDDVAEDIISTVEFNHSGELLATGDKGGRVVIFQQEQENKTQSHSRGEYNVYSTFQSHEPEFDYLKSLEIEEKINKIRWLPQKNAAQFLLSTNDKTIKLWKISERDKRPEGYNLKEEDGRYRDPTTVTTLRVPVFRPMDLMVEASPRRIFANAHTYHINSISINSDYETYLSADDLRINLWHLEITDRSFNIVDIKPANMEELTEVITAAEFHPNSCNTFVYSSSKGTIRLCDMRASALCDRHSKLFEEPEDPSNRSFFSEIISSISDVKFSHSGRYMMTRDYLSVKIWDLNMENRPVETYQVHEYLRSKLCSLYENDCIFDKFECCWNGSDSVVMTGSYNNFFRMFDRNTKRDITLEASRENNKPRTILKPRKVCASGKRKKDEISVDSLDFNKKILHTAWHPKENIIAVATTNNLYIFQDKVN, encoded by the exons ATATAATTTCTACAGTAGAATTTAATCATTCTGGAGAATTGCTAGCGACTGGAGACAAGGGTGGCAGAGTGGTCATCTTTCAACAAGAGCAGGAG AACAAAACGCAGTCTCACAGTAGAGGAGAATACAATGTTTACAGTACCTTTCAAAGCCATGAACCAGAGTTCGACTACTTGAAAAGCTTAGAAATTGAAGAGAAGATCAACAAAATTAGATGGTTACCCCAGAAAAATGCTGCTCAGTTTTTATTATCCACAAACG ACAAAACAATAAAATTGTGGAAAATCAGCGAAAGAGACAAAAGACCTGAAGGCTATAACTTGAAGGAAGAAGATGGACGGTATAGGGACCCCACTACAGTCACAACATTACGG gtgCCAGTGTTCAGGCCCATGGATCTCATGGTGGAAGCCAGTCCACGAAGGATATTTGCCAATGCCCACACGTATCACATCAACTCTATCTCCATCAATAGTGATTATGAAACATACTTGTCTGCAGACGACTTGCGGATTAATTTGTGGCACCTAGAAATAACGGACCGAAGTTTTA ATATTGTAGATATTAAGCCTGCCAACATGGAAGAATTAACTGAGGTGATAACAGCAGCAGAATTCCATCCAAACAGCTGTAACACATTTGTATACAGCAGCAGTAAAGGAACAATCCGTCTGTGTGACATGCGAGCGTCAGCACTCTGTGATAGGCATTCAAAAT TGTTTGAAGAGCCCGAAGACCCCAGCAACCGGTCGTTTTTCTCCGAAATCATCTCCTCCATATCAGACGTCAAATTCAGCCATAGTGGTCGATATATGATGACTAGAGACTATCTGTCTGTGAAAATCTGGGATTTAAATATGGAAAACAGACCTGTGGAAACATACCAG GTACACGAATACCTCAGAAGTAAACTTTGTTCACTGTATGAAAATGACTGCATTTTTGACAAATTCGAGTGCTGCTGGAATGGATCAGATAG TGTTGTCATGACAGGCTCCTATAACAATTTCTTCAGAATGTTCGACAGGAATACCAAGCGAGATATCACTTTAGAAGCATCACGGGAAAACAACAAACCCCGCACTATCTTGAAGCCCCGGAAGGTCTGCGCTAGCGGCAAACGGAAGAAGGATGAGATTAGCGTTGACAGTCTAGATTTTAACAAGAAGATTCTACACACAGCTTGGCATCCCAAGGAAAACATCATTGCTGTTGCCACTACAAACAACTTGTATATATTTCAAGACAAAGTGAATTAG
- the PPP2R2A gene encoding serine/threonine-protein phosphatase 2A 55 kDa regulatory subunit B alpha isoform isoform X1, with translation MAGAGGGGGNDIQWCFSQVKGAVDDDVAEADIISTVEFNHSGELLATGDKGGRVVIFQQEQENKTQSHSRGEYNVYSTFQSHEPEFDYLKSLEIEEKINKIRWLPQKNAAQFLLSTNDKTIKLWKISERDKRPEGYNLKEEDGRYRDPTTVTTLRVPVFRPMDLMVEASPRRIFANAHTYHINSISINSDYETYLSADDLRINLWHLEITDRSFNIVDIKPANMEELTEVITAAEFHPNSCNTFVYSSSKGTIRLCDMRASALCDRHSKLFEEPEDPSNRSFFSEIISSISDVKFSHSGRYMMTRDYLSVKIWDLNMENRPVETYQVHEYLRSKLCSLYENDCIFDKFECCWNGSDSVVMTGSYNNFFRMFDRNTKRDITLEASRENNKPRTILKPRKVCASGKRKKDEISVDSLDFNKKILHTAWHPKENIIAVATTNNLYIFQDKVN, from the exons cAGATATAATTTCTACAGTAGAATTTAATCATTCTGGAGAATTGCTAGCGACTGGAGACAAGGGTGGCAGAGTGGTCATCTTTCAACAAGAGCAGGAG AACAAAACGCAGTCTCACAGTAGAGGAGAATACAATGTTTACAGTACCTTTCAAAGCCATGAACCAGAGTTCGACTACTTGAAAAGCTTAGAAATTGAAGAGAAGATCAACAAAATTAGATGGTTACCCCAGAAAAATGCTGCTCAGTTTTTATTATCCACAAACG ACAAAACAATAAAATTGTGGAAAATCAGCGAAAGAGACAAAAGACCTGAAGGCTATAACTTGAAGGAAGAAGATGGACGGTATAGGGACCCCACTACAGTCACAACATTACGG gtgCCAGTGTTCAGGCCCATGGATCTCATGGTGGAAGCCAGTCCACGAAGGATATTTGCCAATGCCCACACGTATCACATCAACTCTATCTCCATCAATAGTGATTATGAAACATACTTGTCTGCAGACGACTTGCGGATTAATTTGTGGCACCTAGAAATAACGGACCGAAGTTTTA ATATTGTAGATATTAAGCCTGCCAACATGGAAGAATTAACTGAGGTGATAACAGCAGCAGAATTCCATCCAAACAGCTGTAACACATTTGTATACAGCAGCAGTAAAGGAACAATCCGTCTGTGTGACATGCGAGCGTCAGCACTCTGTGATAGGCATTCAAAAT TGTTTGAAGAGCCCGAAGACCCCAGCAACCGGTCGTTTTTCTCCGAAATCATCTCCTCCATATCAGACGTCAAATTCAGCCATAGTGGTCGATATATGATGACTAGAGACTATCTGTCTGTGAAAATCTGGGATTTAAATATGGAAAACAGACCTGTGGAAACATACCAG GTACACGAATACCTCAGAAGTAAACTTTGTTCACTGTATGAAAATGACTGCATTTTTGACAAATTCGAGTGCTGCTGGAATGGATCAGATAG TGTTGTCATGACAGGCTCCTATAACAATTTCTTCAGAATGTTCGACAGGAATACCAAGCGAGATATCACTTTAGAAGCATCACGGGAAAACAACAAACCCCGCACTATCTTGAAGCCCCGGAAGGTCTGCGCTAGCGGCAAACGGAAGAAGGATGAGATTAGCGTTGACAGTCTAGATTTTAACAAGAAGATTCTACACACAGCTTGGCATCCCAAGGAAAACATCATTGCTGTTGCCACTACAAACAACTTGTATATATTTCAAGACAAAGTGAATTAG